Proteins encoded in a region of the Trypanosoma brucei gambiense DAL972 chromosome 11, complete sequence genome:
- a CDS encoding arginyl-tRNA synthetase, putative: MAKYIAGPNVELSLKEIVHRAIKRAFPSINPPEILITLGKTTEYQCNNAMGLVKLLSSASPPIKTSPALVGEELKKNLEENDMIESFEPTPQGFINITIKPMWVAGTVGKVLREGIRPPNLPKQKVLVDFSSPNIAKEMHVGHLRSTIIGEAICRLFEFCQYEVHRINHIGDWGTAFGMLILFLRRKHPNFTEEVPNISDLTTFYREAKKCFDEDAEFKEQARLQVVKLQALEEESMKAWKIICDISRKEFLQIYERLNVTIEERGESFYNPLIPEVLKLLDEAGKLVESNGAKITVLSDKKSISALDAKDMAKLAAPHLLWAGKDTRVEFHPNMITAMREVGVLKGEEGNETVALSKKDAKPLKNFDIRTDVDKLVSLLQPLFKNKMSPLFREVFEAAGIVDGEIITIPRFSFPLMIVKSDGGYTYDTTDVATMYHRFVLEKMDRVVYCTDVGQYEHLRMCADLAKDMGWMDKGTWSHAGFGLVTGADGKKIKTRSGESAKLKDLLDEAVERSRAILEEREKGDRAQGHTKEDIDELSKKIGIGAVKYFDLKQSRLNDYAFSYEKMLDLSGNTAVFLLYQYARLCSIERKCGVDREQFLSSEVVIETPQEKKLALCVLRMDSVVIRTVDDLLLHHLTDFAYELVSCFSDFFQNCKVIGHEQQNSRLCLVELTRLTLKQVLDILNIDVAEKI, from the coding sequence AAGGAAATTGTGCACAGGGCCATTAAGAGGGCCTTTCCGTCTATAAACCCACCCGAGATTCTTATTACTCTGGGCAAGACGACAGAATATCAATGCAACAACGCTATGGGTCTTGTCAAGCTTCTCTCTTCCGCTTCGCCGCCGATAAAGACAAGCCCGGCACTGGTTGGAGAGGAGCTCAAGAAGAATCTTGAAGAAAATGACATGATTGAATCCTTTGAGCCCACACCACAGGGTTTCATCAACATCACCATCAAACCAATGTGGGTTGCCGGTACCGTGGGGAAGGTGCTCCGGGAGGGAATTCGTCCACCGAACCTCCCCAAACAAAAGGTGCTTGTGGACTTTTCTTCGCCGAATATTGCCAAGGAGATGCACGTTGGCCACCTCCGTTCCACAATAATCGGTGAGGCCATTTGTCGCCTGTTTGAATTTTGCCAATATGAGGTTCATCGCATCAACCATATTGGTGATTGGGGAACTGCGTTCGGGATGTTGATCTTATTCTTGAGGCGTAAGCACCCCAATTTCACTGAGGAGGTGCCAAACATTTCAGATCTAACTACGTTTTACCGTGAGGCCAAGAAGTGCTTCGATGAGGACGCCGAATTCAAAGAACAGGCACGACTGCAAGTCGTGAAGCTGCAAGCCCTGGAAGAGGAATCCATGAAGGCATGGAAAATTATCTGCGATATTTCTCGAAAGGAGTTTCTTCAGATTTATGAGCGTCTTAACGTTACCATAGAAGAGCGGGGTGAGAGCTTCTACAACCCACTCATTCCTGAAGTGTTGAAACTGTTGGATGAGGCCGGCAAACTCGTGGAGAGCAATGGTGCGAAAATTACCGTTCTCTCTGACAAAAAGTCGATATCTGCACTGGACGCAAAGGACATGGCGAAGTTGGCCGCTCCGCACTTGTTGTGGGCCGGTAAGGACACTCGTGTCGAGTTCCACCCCAATATGATTACAGCCATGCGTGAAGTCGGGGTTCTAAAGGGTGAAGAGGGTAATGAAACCGTTGCTTTATCTAAGAAAGATGCAAAACCCCTGAAAAACTTCGACATTCGTACAGACGTGGACAAACTAGTATCGCTTTTACAGCCACTCTTCAAGAATAAAATGTCTCCTCTTTTCCGCGAGGTTTTTGAGGCTGCGGGTATCGTTGATGGGGAGATCATTACCATCCCCCGCTTCAGCTTCCCACTCATGATTGTGAAAAGCGACGGCGGTTACACGTATGACACAACCGATGTTGCGACTATGTATCATCGATTTGTCTTGGAGAAGATGGACCGTGTGGTTTACTGCACGGATGTTGGGCAGTATGAGCATCTGCGCATGTGTGCCGATTTGGCGAAGGATATGGGGTGGATGGACAAAGGCACCTGGAGCCATGCTGGCTTTGGGTTGGTAACAGGAGCGGACGGAAAGAAGATCAAAACTCGCAGTGGAGAATCCGCGAAACTAAAGGACTTGCTCGATGAGGCCGTCGAGCGGTCACGCGCTATTCTTGAAGAACGCGAGAAGGGTGACCGTGCTCAAGGCCACACAAAGGAGGACATTGATGAactatcaaaaaaaatcggAATCGGTGCAGTGAAGTACTTCGACCTGAAACAGAGTCGGCTCAACGACTACGCTTTCAGCTACGAAAAGATGCTGGACTTATCGGGCAACACGGCtgtcttccttttgtatCAGTATGCGCGTCTTTGCTCAATTGAGCGTAAGTGTGGCGTTGATAGGGAACAATTCCTGAGTTCTGAGGTTGTTATTGAAACTCCGCAAGAGAAGAAACTGGCCCTCTGTGTACTGCGCATGGATTCTGTCGTGATCAGGACAGTTGACGACCTTCTTCTGCACCATCTAACTGATTTCGCCTACGAGCTGGTGTCGTGCTTCTCTGACTTCTTCCAGAATTGTAAGGTGATTGGGCATGAGCAGCAGAATAGCCGGCTTTGCCTTGTGGAGCTTACCCGCTTGACGCTGAAGCAAGTGCTTGATATCCTTAACATAGACGTCGCCGAGAAGATTTGA
- a CDS encoding protein kinase, putative: MKLRADSRGGGEQDIRASFGHSTPRDTGESPSIQPVEGPIPLNFQYDPKVTSLEGALLFVGRTSSANVNSVNQKHLHGNSGVAIPNSPELVGGNQPLASARSSVADNSDQSSGKKKSAVGTGSIAGRHHDPNAPAAKIIVNETQGRTLNKPKSAAADIVNETPHAEGTGVKSAFWAVAKNVSDRTPLSGQSKPPPRKNSNDGSPTPDHAGDEPIDVRACNFKFKIIRELGGGGFGKVYQAILGDGRFVAVKKMKITSHDKVIDREVRVLSTLPPHKHCVRYLGSKRSSNHYYIFMEYVSGGSIRYIRKSAGVFEEPVMRRCVKMVLEGLQHIHRHDIVHRDIKGENVLLDEKGCVKIVDFGACKVLNSGHNTVGSVGTPYWMSPEVCRGEAATEKSDVWGVGCLCLEMTNESGIPWEFHSTANNTQAVLYSIAAAKNPPKIPQHLSPAARDFIACTLRVDPKDRPTVDKLLQHPFFSQSYSAAQPVEREAVMSRVESFDFVNTISTLSQPGDAASTGGKPPVVNIGPVMISTGCKTVAPSKDKEKSQSPTYQLKAASSDDDDDYCRVRNVIRPQGNLERYPPPGTPGDEGIIGKRKKSVIATPSRVGKDEVKEMLEVTPAPQARATGVGPPADVRVSPLPNPSSSSPVRVVRAQPPPRQRRSTEASNPSSTRVSSSLTSGKPTGDPPVTNSLAEGTAKRKKTNESGKSASEPGHNDGRPSKDNPGRSNSSAWWRPKQGSDTNKSVIKWLIK, translated from the coding sequence ATGAAGCTGAGGGCTGACTCCCGTGGGGGTGGGGAGCAGGATATCAGGGCCAGCTTCGGCCACTCTACCCCACGTGACACTGGTGAGAGTCCATCTATTCAACCCGTAGAAGGCCCGATCCCCCTAAATTTCCAATACGACCCGAAAGTCACATCATTAGAGGGAGCGCTGCTCTTTGTTGGCCGCACCTCCTCTGCGAACGTGAATAGTGTCAACCAAAAGCATCTTCACGGTAACTCCGGTGTTGCAATCCCGAATTCACCGGAGCTGGTTGGAGGAAACCAGCCGCTTGCGTCCGCTCGTTCATCGGTGGCTGACAATTCTGATCAAAGCAGCggtaagaaaaagagtgcCGTCGGTACGGGATCTATAGCTGGCCGCCACCACGATCCAAACGCACCAGCAGCGAAAATCATAGTTAACGAGACGCAGGGGAGAACGTTAAATAAACCAAAGAGTGCCGCTGCCGACATCGTGAACGAGACTCCCCACGCTGAGGGCACTGGTGTGAAGAGTGCTTTTTGGGCTGTAGCGAAAAATGTAAGTGATAGAACTCCACTGAGCGGTCAGTCAAAGCCCCCACCTCGAAAAAATAGCAACGACGGCAGCCCAACCCCGGACCATGCGGGTGACGAGCCTATAGACGTGCGAGCGTGCAACTTTAAGTTCAAAATCATCCGAGAATTGGGTGGTGGAGGCTTTGGAAAGGTGTATCAGGCAATACTGGGTGACGGTAGGTTTGTAGCGGTTAAGAAGATGAAGATAACATCCCACGATAAGGTGATCGACAGAGAGGTCCGCGTGCTGAGCACGCTTCCGCCGCACAAACACTGTGTCCGTTACCTTGGCTCGAAGAGGAGCAGTAATCACTATTACATTTTCATGGAATACGTCAGTGGGGGTAGTATCCGTTACATTCGTAAAAGTGCTGGGGTGTTTGAGGAACCAGTGATGCGGCGCTGTGTGAAGATGGTTTTAGAGGGTCTTCAACACATTCACAGACACGACATCGTTCACCGCGAtatcaaaggggaaaatgttcTGCTTGACGAGAAAGGTTGCGTAAAAATTGTTGATTTCGGCGCATGCAAGGTTTTGAATAGCGGCCACAATACTGTGGGTAGTGTTGGCACACCGTATTGGATGTCCCCGGAGGTCTGCCGTGGGGAAGCGGCTACGGAGAAATCAGACGTATGGGGTGTGGGGTGCCTCTGTCTTGAGATGACAAATGAGTCGGGCATACCGTGGGAGTTCCATTCGACTGCCAACAATACGCAAGCTGTTCTCTATTCCATCGCGGCAGCAAAGAACCCTCCCAAAATCCCTCAACATCTTTCCCCAGCTGCTCGCGACTTCATTGCTTGCACTCTGAGGGTCGACCCGAAGGATCGCCCTACTGTGGATAAGTTGTTGCAGCATCCCTTCTTTTCGCAAAGCTATTCCGCTGCGCAACCTGTTGAACGTGAAGCGGTGATGTCGAGGGTGGAGAGCTTCGACTTCGTCAACACTATTTCAACTCTTTCTCAACCGGGAGATGCAGCAAGTACCGGCGGCAAACCACCTGTCGTGAACATCGGACCCGTAATGATTAGCACAGGTTGTAAGACTGTGGCGCCGAGTAAAGACAAGGAGAAATCTCAGTCGCCGACCTATCAACTCAAGGCAGCAAGCAGcgacgacgatgatgatTACTGCAGGGTGCGTAATGTTATTAGACCTCAGGGAAATCTTGAACGGTATCCCCCGCCAGGTACCCCCGGAGATGAAGGTATCATCGGGAAGCGCAAGAAATCTGTTATTGCGACCCCCTCTCGCGTGGGTAAAGATGAGGTTAAGGAGATGCTAGAGGTGACCCCGGCACCACAAGCACGTGCGACTGGAGTGGGGCCCCCTGCTGATGTTCGTGTGTCGCCCCTTCCCAATCCAAGCAGCAGTAGCCCGGTGAGGGTAGTGAGGGCTCAGCCGCCTCCACGGCAGAGGCGAAGCACCGAAGCGTCTAATCCTTCTTCAACACGTGTAAGTTCTTCCTTAACTTCTGGAAAACCTACCGGTGACCCCCCTGTGACGAATTCGCTTGCCGAAGGAACAGCTAAGCGGAAAAAGACCAATGAGTCTGGCAAGTCGGCATCCGAACCCGGGCACAACGACGGCCGCCCAAGTAAGGATAATCCTGGGCGCTCAAATAGTTCTGCGTGGTGGCGGCCCAAACAGGGATCTGACACCAACAAATCGGTGATCAAGTGGTTGATCAAATAA
- a CDS encoding 60S acidic ribosomal subunit protein, putative — protein MPSVSQEKRDYEDRLNGCLTKYSRVLFCLMDNVRSQQVHGVRRDLRGKGELVMGKKTLQKKIVEKRAEGNKATDADKLFHQVCTDKQLLCGNTSMIFTNSEVSDITSVLDSHRVQAPARVGAIAPCDVIVPAGNTGMEPKATAFFQALNIATKISKGTVEIVSDKKVLSTGDKVDNSTATLLQKLDISPFYYQVEVQSVWDRGVLFTREDLSVTDAVVEKYLLEGISNISAMSLGAGIPTAATLPHMIVDAFKTLLGASVATNYEFDEYDGKNLRTAALEGKLGGGEAAAPAAAAAAAAPAAAAPAAAAAEEEEDDDDFGMGALF, from the coding sequence ATGCCATCCGTTTCCCAGGAGAAACGTGACTATGAGGATCGCCTCAACGGCTGCCTCACGAAGTACAGCCGTGTGCTCTTCTGCCTGATGGACAATGTTCGCTCGCAGCAGGTGCACGGTGTACGCCGTGATCTCCGCGGTAAGGGTGAGCTGGTGATGGGAAAGAAGACGTTGCAGAAGAAGATCGTGGAGAAGCGCGCTGAGGGCAACAAGGCCACAGATGCTGATAAGCTGTTCCACCAGGTTTGCACCGATAAGCAGCTTCTGTGTGGCAACACATCGATGATATTCACGAACAGCGAAGTGTCTGATATCACCAGCGTGTTGGACAGCCACCGTGTTCAGGCGCCTGCGCGTGTTGGTGCCATTGCCCCATGTGATGTTATTGTGCCCGCCGGTAACACGGGTATGGAGCCGAAGGCAACGGCGTTCTTCCAAGCGTTGAACATCGCGACGAAGATTTCCAAGGGGACTGTGGAGATTGTGAGCGACAAGAAGGTACTGAGCACTGGTGACAAGGTGGATAACTCCACGGCGACGCTGCTGCAGAAGCTCGACATCTCACCTTTCTATTACCAGGTCGAGGTGCAATCCGTGTGGGACCGCGGTGTGCTGTTTACTCGTGAAGATCTCTCCGTCACCGATGCGGTTGTGGAGAAGTACCTCCTCGAAGGAATCAGCAACATCAGCGCTATGTCACTGGGTGCTGGTATCCCAACTGCCGCTACACTGCCGCACATGATTGTCGACGCCTTCAAGACTCTTCTCGGCGCCTCCGTTGCCACGAATTACGAGTTTGATGAATACGACGGAAAGAACCTGCGCACAGCCGCCTTGGAGGGTAAACTCGGTGGTGGCGAAGCTGCTGCccccgccgctgccgctgctgccgccgcccccgccgccgccgctcccgctgccgccgcagctgaggaggaggaggatgatgatgacttTGGCATGGGTGCTCTCTTCTAG
- a CDS encoding 60S acidic ribosomal subunit protein, putative, giving the protein MPSVSQEKRDYEDRLNGCLTKYSRVLFCLMDNVRSQQVHGVRRDLRGKGELVMGKKTLQKKIVEKRAEGNKATDADKLFHQVCTDKQLLCGNTSMIFTNSEVSDITSVLDSHRVQAPARVGAIAPCDVIVPAGNTGMEPKATAFFQALNIATKISKGTVEIVSDKKVLSTGDKVDNSTATLLQKLDISPFYYQVEVQSVWDRGVLFTREDLSVTDAVVEKYLLEGISNISAMSLGAGIPTAATLPHMIVDAFKTLLGASVATNYEFDEYDGKNLRTAALEGKLGGGEAAAPAAAAAAAAPTAAAPAAAAAEEEEDDDDFGMGALF; this is encoded by the coding sequence ATGCCATCCGTTTCCCAGGAGAAACGTGACTATGAGGATCGCCTCAACGGCTGCCTCACGAAGTACAGCCGTGTGCTCTTCTGCCTGATGGACAATGTTCGCTCGCAGCAGGTGCACGGTGTACGCCGTGATCTCCGCGGTAAGGGTGAGCTGGTGATGGGAAAGAAGACGTTGCAGAAGAAGATCGTGGAGAAGCGCGCTGAGGGCAACAAGGCCACAGATGCTGATAAGCTGTTCCACCAGGTTTGCACCGATAAGCAGCTTCTGTGTGGCAACACATCGATGATATTCACGAACAGCGAAGTGTCTGATATCACCAGCGTGTTGGACAGCCACCGTGTTCAGGCGCCTGCGCGTGTTGGTGCCATTGCCCCATGTGATGTTATTGTGCCCGCCGGTAACACAGGTATGGAGCCGAAGGCAACGGCGTTCTTCCAAGCGTTGAACATCGCGACGAAGATTTCCAAGGGGACTGTGGAGATTGTGAGCGACAAGAAGGTACTGAGCACTGGTGACAAGGTGGATAACTCCACGGCGACGCTGCTGCAGAAGCTCGACATCTCACCTTTCTATTACCAGGTCGAGGTGCAATCCGTGTGGGACCGCGGTGTGCTGTTTACCCGTGAAGATCTCTCCGTCACCGATGCGGTTGTGGAGAAGTACCTCCTCGAAGGAATCAGCAACATCAGCGCTATGTCACTGGGTGCTGGTATCCCAACTGCCGCTACACTGCCGCACATGATTGTCGACGCCTTCAAGACTCTTCTCGGCGCCTCCGTTGCCACGAATTACGAGTTTGATGAATACGACGGAAAGAACCTGCGCACAGCCGCCTTGGAGGGTAAACTCGGTGGTGGCGAAGCTGCTGCccccgccgctgccgctgctgccgccgcccccaccgccgccgctcccgctgccgccgcagctgaggaggaggaggatgatgatgacttTGGCATGGGTGCTCTCTTCTAA
- a CDS encoding choline/ethanolamine kinase, putative, whose amino-acid sequence MEVAVGHVRHVPCTVPDDPASRMRAIREIVARHCALFMQKGGDVGRSQCASNLGNNITSGTSNGFDADRLQVVAFSGGITNEMYHVYCEGWEAHSVVMRIFGKETERVISRGDELFYQSLFIPTYVRGQNFLVYQYLYQYEPLPFVEMVKEYEKIARGIAFFHVRATLEARSDYSVTPVCGGAGAGGATVGPTNTCSRFDLEENYIVHSLTEWVEQALSKTVQDKVDATKRATYASVAQQLKEEAQWLLPLMQRHSPELGESTCHNDLLSGNIMRQKSDGALKIIDFEYAKRNYFLFDIANHFNEYTGLECDYATYFPSEEHMKKFVTTYMCAMREELEKHAEEAKRRQLTDIIPGQQHFFMCDVGGVEGDKRIHRMVQLVKLLTLASHLSWSVWALLQEAVSKTDMDFLRYSQLRLSRYLETRKEFSASS is encoded by the coding sequence ATGGAGGTGGCTGTGGGGCACGTCCGTCATGTGCCGTGCACGGTACCCGACGATCCTGCGAGCCGTATGAGAGCTATTCGGGAAATCGTTGCTCGGCACTGTGCGCTTTTCATGCAAAAGGGCGGCGATGTAGGCCGATCTCAATGTGCTTCAAATCTGGGCAATAATATTACGAGCGGCACGTCAAATGGATTCGATGCAGATCGTTTGCAGGTGGTGGCCTTTTCTGGCGGAATAACGAATGAGATGTACCATGTATACTGCGAAGGATGGGAGGCCCATTCTGTTGTGATGCGTATCTTTGGAAAGGAGACAGAGCGCGTCATATCCCGTGGGGATGAGCTTTTCTACCAGTCATTATTTATTCCGACTTATGTTCGCGGCCAGAACTTTTTAGTTTACCAGTACCTTTATCAGTACGAGCCCCTTCCGTTCGTGGAGATGGTAAAAGAGTACGAAAAGATAGCGCGTGGGATTGCCTTCTTCCACGTCCGGGCGACACTTGAGGCAAGAAGTGATTATAGTGTCACCCCCGTCTGTGGGGGGGCCGGCGCGGGTGGCGCAACCGTAGGCCCAACGAATACCTGTTCGCGCTTCGATTTGGAGGAAAATTATATTGTCCATTCCCTCACCGAGTGGGTGGAGCAGGCCCTTTCGAAGACTGTGCAGGACAAGGTGGACGCCACAAAACGGGCGACTTATGCATCTGTAGCGCAACAGCTGAAGGAGGAGGCCCAGTGGTTGCTGCCATTGATGCAGAGGCACTCACCTGAGTTGGGCGAGAGTACGTGCCACAATGACCTGCTCAGCGGCAATATCATGAGGCAGAAAAGTGATGGCGCACTGAAGATTATTGACTTCGAGTATGCAAAACGTAATTACTTTCTGTTTGATATAGCCAATCACTTCAACGAGTACACGGGACTCGAGTGTGACTACGCCACATATTTCCCCTCTGAGGAGCACATGAAAAAGTTTGTGACCACTTATATGTGTGCTATGCGGGAGGAGCTCGAAAAACATGCTGAGGAGGCGAAGCGTCGGCAACTAACGGATATTATACCGGGACAGCAGCATTTCTTCATGTGCGATGTGGGAGGTGTTGAGGGGGATAAGCGGATCCATCGCATGGTTCAGCTTGTCAAACTCCTTACCCTCGCTTCTCACCTAAGTTGGAGTGTTTGGGCCTTACTTCAGGAGGCGGTGTCGAAGACGGACATGGACTTCCTGCGGTACTCGCAGCTCCGACTGTCGCGGTACCTGGAGACGAGGAAGGAGTTTAGTGCATCTTCATAA